A single region of the Populus nigra chromosome 2, ddPopNigr1.1, whole genome shotgun sequence genome encodes:
- the LOC133681563 gene encoding uncharacterized protein LOC133681563 isoform X3, which translates to MDGGHSHSSSRNSEEKQKWPVSSSQMVSHFATSGLSVAVATAITHPLDVLKVRLQMQLVGQRGPLTGMGQVAVQVLKKEGPKALYLGLMPALIRSVLYGGLRLGLYEPSKYACNLAFGSTNILLKIASGAFAGAVATALTNPVEVLKVRLQMNANQRQGGPMAEMRTIVSEEGMRALWKGVGPAMARAAALTASQLATYDETKQVLIRWTPLDEGFHLHLLSSTVAGTVSTLVTAPMDMIKTRLMLQRESKTVGNYKNGFHCAYQVMLKEGPRALYKGGFAIFARLGPQTTITFILCEKLRKLAGLDAI; encoded by the exons ATGGATGGCGGCCATTCCCATTCGAGTTCCAGGAATTCag AGGAGAAGCAGAAATGGCCAGTCTCGTCTTCCCAAATGGTATCTCACTTCGCTACTAGTGGACTCTCCGTTGCTGTTGCCACCGCCATCACGCACCCCTTAG ATGTGCTCAAGGTTCGACTACAAATGCAACTTGTTGGCCAGAGAGGCCCCTTGACTGGAATG GGACAAGTGGCTGTTCAAGTATTGAAAAAGGAAGGGCCAAAGGCTTTGTATCTGGGGTTGATGCCTGCATTGATTAGGTCAGTTCTTTATGGAGGCCTACGTTTAGGCCTGTATGAACCCTCGAAGTATGCCTGTAATTTGGCTTTTGGGTCCACCAATATCTTACTTAAGATTGCATCAGGAGCATTTGCTGGTGCAGTTGCAACTGCACTTACTAATCCAGTCGAAGTTCTGAAG GTCCGTTTGCAGATGAATGCAAATCAGAGACAAGGAGGACCAATGGCGGAAATGCGTACAATTGTTTCTGAAGAGGGAATGCGAGCTCTTTGGAAGGGGGTTGGCCCTGCTATGGCGAGAGCTGCTGCTTTGACTGCATCACAACTGGCAACATATGATGAAACCAAGCAG GTTCTGATTAGGTGGACACCTCTGGATGAAGGATTTCATCTACATCTACT CTCGAGTACAGTTGCTGGAACAGTGAGTACCCTTGTAACTGCACCTATGGACATGATTAAAACCCGCCTCATGCTGCAACGAGAATCTAAAACAGTTGGAAACTATAAAAATGGATTTCATTGTGCATATCAG GTTATGCTTAAAGAAGGCCCTAGGGCACTTTACAAGGG GGGCTTTGCAATATTTGCAAGATTGGGTCCGCAAACTACAATTACATTTATACTATGTGAGAAGCTGCGCAAGCTTGCCGGATTGGATGCCATCTAG
- the LOC133682021 gene encoding uncharacterized protein LOC133682021 isoform X2: MEPNQGQLQQFQDTVTFDDDTAVLDSPLVETQVEKLGFYTQVLGDSVENAKHELGSQVIPDSEDEEIHGDQLEKAADGVSDVETGTRIKGNGVVGLQMRQPSPRFQWIKDFAEDFVSDGSAGEDKGALINAEDTDEKTDCPRLLTCDQEFARLNYVDSEEPGESSQASALGFVDHFLSDNDVNFSPRTELRNTVRKKSPPVLSAKGCRNLAKSIKTRTPICKHKTFGGVDFSSKRMDESFDCGGCQQRYVPRHQKAGYIDGKGGCRSDNDSEENYEDLHKKVTSSPHTDSRVAGHSVKETYRTGQEYEFISENTSDNKPMEQIFDLASGHEMDICSNERNTSDTLDIGCNTQIAAEAMEALFYGPPADSSAGEAFQDPNDPLVDSSKGVTNSKVHLKELSYEKGVLCSLEDITRVPKQRKVYARKGASVSSWKQPSHQELHRDLSETTKRKRSKPLVGEFTGRSFIHATKSSATTSRKTIDQRKDEEPARRNKIKECDNYGSLSAPVESISPGKQQILQDPFASQDLHRRLGAKFKRTNGGSANPGARTDDFMEGSIITYRRKRSHLVAKPSKISTTTGRCPKFCFNTSEGGRINGLSQEKLASMEVSTSNNLLKLNAWSYPKGKRTRRGLPSHLNIATNQYTPFTIADGKDHHRKPLNINLPRSSPMKKLIRLGNPKSLPGSRWKDLRKRRDTACLGVLFSQNLGDDIIRQQKKILARLGISVALSLADATHFVVDRFVRTRNMLEAIALGKPVVTHLWLESCGQAGLLIDEKNFILRDAKKEKEIGFSLPVSLARANQQPLLKGQRVFITPNIKPEKEMITSLVNALHGQIMEKSQIFALKIPDDLLILSCEEDHAICVPLLDKGAAVYSSELLLNGIVIQKLEYERHRLFVNEAKRNRVSKR, from the exons ATGGAACCGAACCAAGGCCAGCTTCAACAATTTCAAGATACCGTAACTTTTGATGATGATACAGCTGTTCTCGATAGTCCCTTGGTAGAAACCCAGGTGGAGAAACTTGGTTTTTATACTCAAGTGCTTGGTGATTCTGTTGAGAATGCTAAACATGAACTAGGGAGCCAGGTAATCCCTGACAGTGAGGATGAAGAAATCCATGGAGACCAATTAGAGAAAGCTGCTGATGGGGTATCTGATGTTGAAACTGGTACAAGAATTAAAGGAAATGGAGTAGTAGGCTTACAAATGAGGCAGCCCAGTCCGCGTTTTCAGTGGATAAAGGATTTCGCAGAAGATTTTGTTTCTGATGGCTCTGCTGGTGAAGATAAAG GGGCTTTAATTAATGCTGAAGACACCGATGAGAAAACTGATTGTCCTCGATTGCTTACATGTGATCAAGAGTTTGCAAGGTTAAATTATGTTGACTCTGAGGAACCTGGAGAGTCATCTCAAGCTAGTGCACTTGGCTTTGTGGATCACTTCCTATCAGATAATGATGTGAACTTTTCTCCTAGAACTGAGCTCAGAAACACTGTCAGGAAGAAATCCCCTCCTGTTCTGAGTGCAAAAGGCTGTCGAAATTTGGCCAAAAGTATCAAAACCAGAACCCCAATTTGTAAACATAAGACCTTTGGAGGGGTTGATTTCTCTAGCAAGAGGATGGATGAGTCTTTTGATTGTGGAGGCTGCCAGCAGAGATATGTGCCAAGGCATCAGAAGGCAGGGTATATTGATGGTAAAGGAGGTTGCAGATCAGATAATGACAGTGAAGAGAATTATGAAGATCTTCATAAGAAAGTAACAAGTTCACCCCACACAGATTCAAGGGTTGCAGGCCACAGTGTGAAAGAGACATACAGAACAGGACAAGAATATGAATTTATATCTGAAAATACTTCTGACAATAAGCCAATGGAACAGATTTTTGACCTTGCATCAGGGCACGAGATGGACATTTGCAGTAATGAAAGAAATACATCAGACACGTTGGATATTGGTTGTAACACCCAAATAGCTGCTGAAGCCATGGAAGCTTTATTTTACGGCCCCCCAGCTGATAGCAGTGCTGGTGAGGCTTTTCAAGATCCTAACGACCCTCTTGTAGATTCTTCAAAAGGTGTAACAAATAGTAAAGTTCATTTAAAGGAACTTTCCTATGAAAAAGGTGTTCTCTGCAGTCTAGAGGACATCACAAGAGTGCCAAAGCAAAGAAAGGTTTATGCTAGAAAGGGAGCTTCTGTTTCATCTTGGAAACAGCCTAGTCATCAGGAGTTGCATCGTGACTTGTCAGaaacaacaaaaaggaaaagaagcaaACCCTTGGTTGGGGAGTTCACTGGTAGGAGTTTTATCCATGCAACCAAAAGTTCAGCCACAACATCTCGTAAGACTattgaccaaagaaaggatgaGGAACCTGCGAGGAGAAACAAAATTAAGGAATGTGACAACTATGGGAGTTTGTCAGCGCCAGTTGAAAGCATTTCACCTGGCAAACAACAGATACTACAGGATCCTTTTGCCTCCCAAGACTTGCATCGAAGGTTAGGAGCCAAATTCAAAAGGACTAATGGTGGGTCAGCTAATCCAGGGGCAAGGACAGATGATTTCATGGAGGGTAGTATAATTACATACAGAAGAAAGAGGAGTCATTTGGTTGCGAAACCATCCAAAATTTCGACCACTACAGGAAGATGTCCCAAATTTTGTTTCAACACATCTGAAGGAGGAAGAATCAATGGACTGAGCCAAGAAAAGCTTGCTAGCATGGAGGTATCTACCTCAAACAATTTGCTAAAGCTGAATGCGTGGAGCTATCCCAAAGGTAAAAGAACACGACGTGGACTGCCAAGTCATTTAAATATAGCTACTAACCAATATACCCCATTCACCATAGCTGATGGCAAAGACCACCACCGAAAACCACTCAACATAAACCTTCCCAGATCATCCCCGATGAAAAAGCTTATTAGATTAGGCAATCCCAAGTCATTACCTGGTTCCAGATGGAAGGATTTGAGGAAACGTCGAGATACGGCATGTTTAGGAGTTCTGTTTAGCCAGAATTTAGGTGATGATATCATCAGGCAGCAGAAAAAG ATCTTGGCAAGGCTTGGCATTTCCGTGGCATTATCTTTAGCAGATGCTACACACTTTGTAGTGGATAGATTTGTGCGTACAAGGAACATGTTGGAAGCTATTGCTCTTGGTAAACCAGTGGTGACTCATTTATGGCTTGAGAGCTGCGGGCAAGCAGGCCTCCTTATTGATGAGAAAAACTTTATCTTAAGAGATGCAAAGAAGGAAAAGGAGATTGGTTTTAGCCTGCCTGTTTCACTGGCTCGTGCAAACCAACAACCACTTCTAAAG GGTCAAAGAGTCTTCATTACACCAAATATAAAACctgaaaaagaaatgataacTAGCTTGGTCAATGCTCTTCATGGCCAG ATCATGGAGAAAAGTCAGATATTTGCTTTGAAAATTCCAGATGATCTATTGATTCTTTCATGTGAAGAAGATCATGCAATTTGTGTGCCACTTCTTGATAAAG GAGCAGCAGTTTACAGCTCGGAGCTTCTATTGAATGGGATTGTTATCCAGAAATTAGAATATGAGAG GCATCGACTCTTTGTGAATGAAGCCAAGAGAAATCGAGTGAGCAAGAGGTGA
- the LOC133681563 gene encoding uncharacterized protein LOC133681563 isoform X2 codes for MDGGHSHSSSRNSVAEEKQKWPVSSSQMVSHFATSGLSVAVATAITHPLDVLKVRLQMQLVGQRGPLTGMGQVAVQVLKKEGPKALYLGLMPALIRSVLYGGLRLGLYEPSKYACNLAFGSTNILLKIASGAFAGAVATALTNPVEVLKVRLQMNANQRQGGPMAEMRTIVSEEGMRALWKGVGPAMARAAALTASQLATYDETKQVLIRWTPLDEGFHLHLLSSTVAGTVSTLVTAPMDMIKTRLMLQRESKTVGNYKNGFHCAYQVMLKEGPRALYKGGFAIFARLGPQTTITFILCEKLRKLAGLDAI; via the exons ATGGATGGCGGCCATTCCCATTCGAGTTCCAGGAATTCag TGGCAGAGGAGAAGCAGAAATGGCCAGTCTCGTCTTCCCAAATGGTATCTCACTTCGCTACTAGTGGACTCTCCGTTGCTGTTGCCACCGCCATCACGCACCCCTTAG ATGTGCTCAAGGTTCGACTACAAATGCAACTTGTTGGCCAGAGAGGCCCCTTGACTGGAATG GGACAAGTGGCTGTTCAAGTATTGAAAAAGGAAGGGCCAAAGGCTTTGTATCTGGGGTTGATGCCTGCATTGATTAGGTCAGTTCTTTATGGAGGCCTACGTTTAGGCCTGTATGAACCCTCGAAGTATGCCTGTAATTTGGCTTTTGGGTCCACCAATATCTTACTTAAGATTGCATCAGGAGCATTTGCTGGTGCAGTTGCAACTGCACTTACTAATCCAGTCGAAGTTCTGAAG GTCCGTTTGCAGATGAATGCAAATCAGAGACAAGGAGGACCAATGGCGGAAATGCGTACAATTGTTTCTGAAGAGGGAATGCGAGCTCTTTGGAAGGGGGTTGGCCCTGCTATGGCGAGAGCTGCTGCTTTGACTGCATCACAACTGGCAACATATGATGAAACCAAGCAG GTTCTGATTAGGTGGACACCTCTGGATGAAGGATTTCATCTACATCTACT CTCGAGTACAGTTGCTGGAACAGTGAGTACCCTTGTAACTGCACCTATGGACATGATTAAAACCCGCCTCATGCTGCAACGAGAATCTAAAACAGTTGGAAACTATAAAAATGGATTTCATTGTGCATATCAG GTTATGCTTAAAGAAGGCCCTAGGGCACTTTACAAGGG GGGCTTTGCAATATTTGCAAGATTGGGTCCGCAAACTACAATTACATTTATACTATGTGAGAAGCTGCGCAAGCTTGCCGGATTGGATGCCATCTAG
- the LOC133681563 gene encoding uncharacterized protein LOC133681563 isoform X4 — translation MDGGHSHSSSRNSDSLVVKVAEEKQKWPVSSSQMVSHFATSGLSVAVATAITHPLDVLKVRLQMQLVGQRGPLTGMGQVAVQVLKKEGPKALYLGLMPALIRSVLYGGLRLGLYEPSKYACNLAFGSTNILLKIASGAFAGAVATALTNPVEVLKVRLQMNANQRQGGPMAEMRTIVSEEGMRALWKGVGPAMARAAALTASQLATYDETKQVLIRWTPLDEGFHLHLLSSTVAGTVSTLVTAPMDMIKTRLMLQRESKTVGNYKNGFHCAYQVMLKEGPRALYKG, via the exons ATGGATGGCGGCCATTCCCATTCGAGTTCCAGGAATTCag ATTCTCTTGTCGTTAAAGTGGCAGAGGAGAAGCAGAAATGGCCAGTCTCGTCTTCCCAAATGGTATCTCACTTCGCTACTAGTGGACTCTCCGTTGCTGTTGCCACCGCCATCACGCACCCCTTAG ATGTGCTCAAGGTTCGACTACAAATGCAACTTGTTGGCCAGAGAGGCCCCTTGACTGGAATG GGACAAGTGGCTGTTCAAGTATTGAAAAAGGAAGGGCCAAAGGCTTTGTATCTGGGGTTGATGCCTGCATTGATTAGGTCAGTTCTTTATGGAGGCCTACGTTTAGGCCTGTATGAACCCTCGAAGTATGCCTGTAATTTGGCTTTTGGGTCCACCAATATCTTACTTAAGATTGCATCAGGAGCATTTGCTGGTGCAGTTGCAACTGCACTTACTAATCCAGTCGAAGTTCTGAAG GTCCGTTTGCAGATGAATGCAAATCAGAGACAAGGAGGACCAATGGCGGAAATGCGTACAATTGTTTCTGAAGAGGGAATGCGAGCTCTTTGGAAGGGGGTTGGCCCTGCTATGGCGAGAGCTGCTGCTTTGACTGCATCACAACTGGCAACATATGATGAAACCAAGCAG GTTCTGATTAGGTGGACACCTCTGGATGAAGGATTTCATCTACATCTACT CTCGAGTACAGTTGCTGGAACAGTGAGTACCCTTGTAACTGCACCTATGGACATGATTAAAACCCGCCTCATGCTGCAACGAGAATCTAAAACAGTTGGAAACTATAAAAATGGATTTCATTGTGCATATCAG GTTATGCTTAAAGAAGGCCCTAGGGCACTTTACAAGGGGTGA
- the LOC133681563 gene encoding uncharacterized protein LOC133681563 isoform X1: MDGGHSHSSSRNSDSLVVKVAEEKQKWPVSSSQMVSHFATSGLSVAVATAITHPLDVLKVRLQMQLVGQRGPLTGMGQVAVQVLKKEGPKALYLGLMPALIRSVLYGGLRLGLYEPSKYACNLAFGSTNILLKIASGAFAGAVATALTNPVEVLKVRLQMNANQRQGGPMAEMRTIVSEEGMRALWKGVGPAMARAAALTASQLATYDETKQVLIRWTPLDEGFHLHLLSSTVAGTVSTLVTAPMDMIKTRLMLQRESKTVGNYKNGFHCAYQVMLKEGPRALYKGGFAIFARLGPQTTITFILCEKLRKLAGLDAI; encoded by the exons ATGGATGGCGGCCATTCCCATTCGAGTTCCAGGAATTCag ATTCTCTTGTCGTTAAAGTGGCAGAGGAGAAGCAGAAATGGCCAGTCTCGTCTTCCCAAATGGTATCTCACTTCGCTACTAGTGGACTCTCCGTTGCTGTTGCCACCGCCATCACGCACCCCTTAG ATGTGCTCAAGGTTCGACTACAAATGCAACTTGTTGGCCAGAGAGGCCCCTTGACTGGAATG GGACAAGTGGCTGTTCAAGTATTGAAAAAGGAAGGGCCAAAGGCTTTGTATCTGGGGTTGATGCCTGCATTGATTAGGTCAGTTCTTTATGGAGGCCTACGTTTAGGCCTGTATGAACCCTCGAAGTATGCCTGTAATTTGGCTTTTGGGTCCACCAATATCTTACTTAAGATTGCATCAGGAGCATTTGCTGGTGCAGTTGCAACTGCACTTACTAATCCAGTCGAAGTTCTGAAG GTCCGTTTGCAGATGAATGCAAATCAGAGACAAGGAGGACCAATGGCGGAAATGCGTACAATTGTTTCTGAAGAGGGAATGCGAGCTCTTTGGAAGGGGGTTGGCCCTGCTATGGCGAGAGCTGCTGCTTTGACTGCATCACAACTGGCAACATATGATGAAACCAAGCAG GTTCTGATTAGGTGGACACCTCTGGATGAAGGATTTCATCTACATCTACT CTCGAGTACAGTTGCTGGAACAGTGAGTACCCTTGTAACTGCACCTATGGACATGATTAAAACCCGCCTCATGCTGCAACGAGAATCTAAAACAGTTGGAAACTATAAAAATGGATTTCATTGTGCATATCAG GTTATGCTTAAAGAAGGCCCTAGGGCACTTTACAAGGG GGGCTTTGCAATATTTGCAAGATTGGGTCCGCAAACTACAATTACATTTATACTATGTGAGAAGCTGCGCAAGCTTGCCGGATTGGATGCCATCTAG
- the LOC133682021 gene encoding uncharacterized protein LOC133682021 isoform X1, whose amino-acid sequence MEPNQGQLQQFQDTVTFDDDTAVLDSPLVETQVEKLGFYTQVLGDSVENAKHELGSQVIPDSEDEEIHGDQLEKAADGVSDVETGTRIKGNGVVGLQMRQPSPRFQWIKDFAEDFVSDGSAGEDKGAGALINAEDTDEKTDCPRLLTCDQEFARLNYVDSEEPGESSQASALGFVDHFLSDNDVNFSPRTELRNTVRKKSPPVLSAKGCRNLAKSIKTRTPICKHKTFGGVDFSSKRMDESFDCGGCQQRYVPRHQKAGYIDGKGGCRSDNDSEENYEDLHKKVTSSPHTDSRVAGHSVKETYRTGQEYEFISENTSDNKPMEQIFDLASGHEMDICSNERNTSDTLDIGCNTQIAAEAMEALFYGPPADSSAGEAFQDPNDPLVDSSKGVTNSKVHLKELSYEKGVLCSLEDITRVPKQRKVYARKGASVSSWKQPSHQELHRDLSETTKRKRSKPLVGEFTGRSFIHATKSSATTSRKTIDQRKDEEPARRNKIKECDNYGSLSAPVESISPGKQQILQDPFASQDLHRRLGAKFKRTNGGSANPGARTDDFMEGSIITYRRKRSHLVAKPSKISTTTGRCPKFCFNTSEGGRINGLSQEKLASMEVSTSNNLLKLNAWSYPKGKRTRRGLPSHLNIATNQYTPFTIADGKDHHRKPLNINLPRSSPMKKLIRLGNPKSLPGSRWKDLRKRRDTACLGVLFSQNLGDDIIRQQKKILARLGISVALSLADATHFVVDRFVRTRNMLEAIALGKPVVTHLWLESCGQAGLLIDEKNFILRDAKKEKEIGFSLPVSLARANQQPLLKGQRVFITPNIKPEKEMITSLVNALHGQIMEKSQIFALKIPDDLLILSCEEDHAICVPLLDKGAAVYSSELLLNGIVIQKLEYERHRLFVNEAKRNRVSKR is encoded by the exons ATGGAACCGAACCAAGGCCAGCTTCAACAATTTCAAGATACCGTAACTTTTGATGATGATACAGCTGTTCTCGATAGTCCCTTGGTAGAAACCCAGGTGGAGAAACTTGGTTTTTATACTCAAGTGCTTGGTGATTCTGTTGAGAATGCTAAACATGAACTAGGGAGCCAGGTAATCCCTGACAGTGAGGATGAAGAAATCCATGGAGACCAATTAGAGAAAGCTGCTGATGGGGTATCTGATGTTGAAACTGGTACAAGAATTAAAGGAAATGGAGTAGTAGGCTTACAAATGAGGCAGCCCAGTCCGCGTTTTCAGTGGATAAAGGATTTCGCAGAAGATTTTGTTTCTGATGGCTCTGCTGGTGAAGATAAAGGTGCAG GGGCTTTAATTAATGCTGAAGACACCGATGAGAAAACTGATTGTCCTCGATTGCTTACATGTGATCAAGAGTTTGCAAGGTTAAATTATGTTGACTCTGAGGAACCTGGAGAGTCATCTCAAGCTAGTGCACTTGGCTTTGTGGATCACTTCCTATCAGATAATGATGTGAACTTTTCTCCTAGAACTGAGCTCAGAAACACTGTCAGGAAGAAATCCCCTCCTGTTCTGAGTGCAAAAGGCTGTCGAAATTTGGCCAAAAGTATCAAAACCAGAACCCCAATTTGTAAACATAAGACCTTTGGAGGGGTTGATTTCTCTAGCAAGAGGATGGATGAGTCTTTTGATTGTGGAGGCTGCCAGCAGAGATATGTGCCAAGGCATCAGAAGGCAGGGTATATTGATGGTAAAGGAGGTTGCAGATCAGATAATGACAGTGAAGAGAATTATGAAGATCTTCATAAGAAAGTAACAAGTTCACCCCACACAGATTCAAGGGTTGCAGGCCACAGTGTGAAAGAGACATACAGAACAGGACAAGAATATGAATTTATATCTGAAAATACTTCTGACAATAAGCCAATGGAACAGATTTTTGACCTTGCATCAGGGCACGAGATGGACATTTGCAGTAATGAAAGAAATACATCAGACACGTTGGATATTGGTTGTAACACCCAAATAGCTGCTGAAGCCATGGAAGCTTTATTTTACGGCCCCCCAGCTGATAGCAGTGCTGGTGAGGCTTTTCAAGATCCTAACGACCCTCTTGTAGATTCTTCAAAAGGTGTAACAAATAGTAAAGTTCATTTAAAGGAACTTTCCTATGAAAAAGGTGTTCTCTGCAGTCTAGAGGACATCACAAGAGTGCCAAAGCAAAGAAAGGTTTATGCTAGAAAGGGAGCTTCTGTTTCATCTTGGAAACAGCCTAGTCATCAGGAGTTGCATCGTGACTTGTCAGaaacaacaaaaaggaaaagaagcaaACCCTTGGTTGGGGAGTTCACTGGTAGGAGTTTTATCCATGCAACCAAAAGTTCAGCCACAACATCTCGTAAGACTattgaccaaagaaaggatgaGGAACCTGCGAGGAGAAACAAAATTAAGGAATGTGACAACTATGGGAGTTTGTCAGCGCCAGTTGAAAGCATTTCACCTGGCAAACAACAGATACTACAGGATCCTTTTGCCTCCCAAGACTTGCATCGAAGGTTAGGAGCCAAATTCAAAAGGACTAATGGTGGGTCAGCTAATCCAGGGGCAAGGACAGATGATTTCATGGAGGGTAGTATAATTACATACAGAAGAAAGAGGAGTCATTTGGTTGCGAAACCATCCAAAATTTCGACCACTACAGGAAGATGTCCCAAATTTTGTTTCAACACATCTGAAGGAGGAAGAATCAATGGACTGAGCCAAGAAAAGCTTGCTAGCATGGAGGTATCTACCTCAAACAATTTGCTAAAGCTGAATGCGTGGAGCTATCCCAAAGGTAAAAGAACACGACGTGGACTGCCAAGTCATTTAAATATAGCTACTAACCAATATACCCCATTCACCATAGCTGATGGCAAAGACCACCACCGAAAACCACTCAACATAAACCTTCCCAGATCATCCCCGATGAAAAAGCTTATTAGATTAGGCAATCCCAAGTCATTACCTGGTTCCAGATGGAAGGATTTGAGGAAACGTCGAGATACGGCATGTTTAGGAGTTCTGTTTAGCCAGAATTTAGGTGATGATATCATCAGGCAGCAGAAAAAG ATCTTGGCAAGGCTTGGCATTTCCGTGGCATTATCTTTAGCAGATGCTACACACTTTGTAGTGGATAGATTTGTGCGTACAAGGAACATGTTGGAAGCTATTGCTCTTGGTAAACCAGTGGTGACTCATTTATGGCTTGAGAGCTGCGGGCAAGCAGGCCTCCTTATTGATGAGAAAAACTTTATCTTAAGAGATGCAAAGAAGGAAAAGGAGATTGGTTTTAGCCTGCCTGTTTCACTGGCTCGTGCAAACCAACAACCACTTCTAAAG GGTCAAAGAGTCTTCATTACACCAAATATAAAACctgaaaaagaaatgataacTAGCTTGGTCAATGCTCTTCATGGCCAG ATCATGGAGAAAAGTCAGATATTTGCTTTGAAAATTCCAGATGATCTATTGATTCTTTCATGTGAAGAAGATCATGCAATTTGTGTGCCACTTCTTGATAAAG GAGCAGCAGTTTACAGCTCGGAGCTTCTATTGAATGGGATTGTTATCCAGAAATTAGAATATGAGAG GCATCGACTCTTTGTGAATGAAGCCAAGAGAAATCGAGTGAGCAAGAGGTGA
- the LOC133681563 gene encoding uncharacterized protein LOC133681563 isoform X5 — MQLVGQRGPLTGMGQVAVQVLKKEGPKALYLGLMPALIRSVLYGGLRLGLYEPSKYACNLAFGSTNILLKIASGAFAGAVATALTNPVEVLKVRLQMNANQRQGGPMAEMRTIVSEEGMRALWKGVGPAMARAAALTASQLATYDETKQVLIRWTPLDEGFHLHLLSSTVAGTVSTLVTAPMDMIKTRLMLQRESKTVGNYKNGFHCAYQVMLKEGPRALYKGGFAIFARLGPQTTITFILCEKLRKLAGLDAI; from the exons ATGCAACTTGTTGGCCAGAGAGGCCCCTTGACTGGAATG GGACAAGTGGCTGTTCAAGTATTGAAAAAGGAAGGGCCAAAGGCTTTGTATCTGGGGTTGATGCCTGCATTGATTAGGTCAGTTCTTTATGGAGGCCTACGTTTAGGCCTGTATGAACCCTCGAAGTATGCCTGTAATTTGGCTTTTGGGTCCACCAATATCTTACTTAAGATTGCATCAGGAGCATTTGCTGGTGCAGTTGCAACTGCACTTACTAATCCAGTCGAAGTTCTGAAG GTCCGTTTGCAGATGAATGCAAATCAGAGACAAGGAGGACCAATGGCGGAAATGCGTACAATTGTTTCTGAAGAGGGAATGCGAGCTCTTTGGAAGGGGGTTGGCCCTGCTATGGCGAGAGCTGCTGCTTTGACTGCATCACAACTGGCAACATATGATGAAACCAAGCAG GTTCTGATTAGGTGGACACCTCTGGATGAAGGATTTCATCTACATCTACT CTCGAGTACAGTTGCTGGAACAGTGAGTACCCTTGTAACTGCACCTATGGACATGATTAAAACCCGCCTCATGCTGCAACGAGAATCTAAAACAGTTGGAAACTATAAAAATGGATTTCATTGTGCATATCAG GTTATGCTTAAAGAAGGCCCTAGGGCACTTTACAAGGG GGGCTTTGCAATATTTGCAAGATTGGGTCCGCAAACTACAATTACATTTATACTATGTGAGAAGCTGCGCAAGCTTGCCGGATTGGATGCCATCTAG